In Mycolicibacterium mucogenicum DSM 44124, the following are encoded in one genomic region:
- a CDS encoding nickel-dependent hydrogenase large subunit: MTTIIPEPSHLKRDPGQLVEMAWDPITRIVGSLGIYTKIDFENREVVECHSTSSIFRGYSIFMKGKDPRDAHFITSRICGICGDNHATCSCYCQNMAYGVKPPHLGEWLVNLGEAAEYMFDHNIFQENLVGVDYCEKMVAETNPSVLAKAENTLAPHSDAHGYRTIADIMRTLNPFTGEFYREALQVSRWTREMFCLMEGRHVHPSTLYPGGVGTVATVQLMTDYMTRLMRYVEFMKKVVPMHDDLFDFFYEAIPGYEQVGLRRTLLGCWGSFQDPEVCNFAYRDMERWGDAMFVTPGVVVDGKLVTHSLVDINLGIRILLGSSYYDDWTDQEMFVKNDPLGNPVDRRHPWNQHTNPHPQKRDMDDKYSWVMSPRWFDGKDHLALDTGGGPLARLWSTALAGLVDIGYVKSTGHSVQINLPKTILKGPVELEWKIPRHGSNTIERNRARTYFQAYAAACALHFAEKALAEIRAGRTKTWEKFTVPDEAIGCGFTEAVRGVLSHHMVIRDGKIANYHPYPPTPWNANPRDSYGTPGPYEDAVQGQPIFEENDREHFKGIDIMRTVRSFDPCLPCGVHMYLGDGKTLERLHSPTQSVTGD, translated from the coding sequence ATGACAACGATCATTCCGGAACCATCACACCTGAAACGCGACCCTGGTCAGCTCGTCGAGATGGCGTGGGATCCCATCACCCGGATCGTCGGCAGTCTCGGCATCTACACGAAGATCGACTTCGAGAACCGCGAGGTCGTGGAATGCCACAGCACGTCGTCGATCTTCCGCGGCTACTCGATTTTCATGAAGGGCAAGGATCCGCGGGACGCACACTTCATCACCAGCCGCATCTGCGGCATCTGCGGTGACAACCACGCCACCTGCTCGTGCTACTGCCAGAACATGGCCTACGGCGTCAAGCCACCGCATCTCGGCGAATGGCTCGTCAACCTGGGCGAGGCCGCGGAATACATGTTCGACCACAACATCTTCCAAGAGAACCTGGTCGGCGTCGACTACTGCGAGAAGATGGTCGCCGAGACCAATCCGAGTGTCCTGGCCAAGGCCGAGAACACCCTGGCACCGCACTCCGACGCCCACGGCTACCGGACCATCGCCGACATCATGCGCACACTCAACCCGTTCACCGGCGAGTTCTACCGGGAGGCGCTGCAGGTCAGCAGGTGGACCCGAGAGATGTTCTGCCTCATGGAAGGTCGGCACGTCCACCCGTCCACGCTGTACCCCGGCGGCGTCGGGACCGTCGCGACGGTCCAGTTGATGACCGACTACATGACCCGGCTGATGCGCTACGTCGAGTTCATGAAGAAGGTTGTGCCCATGCACGACGACCTATTCGACTTCTTCTACGAGGCCATCCCGGGTTACGAACAGGTGGGGCTGCGGCGAACCCTGTTGGGCTGCTGGGGCTCGTTCCAGGATCCCGAGGTCTGCAACTTCGCCTACCGCGACATGGAACGCTGGGGCGACGCGATGTTCGTGACCCCCGGCGTGGTGGTGGACGGCAAGCTCGTCACGCACTCGCTGGTCGACATCAACCTGGGCATCCGAATCCTCTTGGGCAGTTCGTATTACGACGACTGGACCGATCAGGAGATGTTCGTGAAGAACGATCCGCTCGGCAATCCGGTCGATCGCCGGCATCCCTGGAACCAGCACACCAACCCGCATCCGCAGAAGCGGGACATGGACGACAAGTACAGCTGGGTGATGTCGCCGCGCTGGTTCGACGGAAAGGACCACCTGGCCCTCGATACCGGCGGCGGCCCGCTCGCCCGGCTGTGGTCCACGGCGCTGGCCGGCCTGGTCGACATCGGTTACGTGAAATCGACGGGGCACAGTGTGCAGATCAATCTGCCCAAGACCATCCTGAAGGGCCCCGTCGAACTGGAATGGAAGATTCCCCGGCACGGCAGCAACACCATCGAACGCAACCGTGCCCGCACCTACTTCCAGGCCTACGCGGCGGCGTGCGCACTGCACTTCGCGGAGAAGGCACTCGCCGAGATCCGCGCCGGCCGCACGAAGACGTGGGAAAAGTTCACCGTGCCCGACGAAGCGATCGGCTGCGGCTTCACGGAAGCGGTGCGCGGCGTGCTCAGCCACCACATGGTCATCAGGGACGGCAAGATCGCCAACTACCACCCGTATCCCCCGACCCCGTGGAACGCCAATCCTCGTGACAGCTACGGCACCCCGGGCCCGTACGAGGATGCGGTGCAGGGTCAGCCGATCTTCGAGGAGAACGACAGAGAACACTTCAAGGGCATCGACATCATGCGTACGGTGCGTAGTTTCGATCCGTGTCTGCCCTGCGGGGTGCACATGTACCTGGGTGACGGAAAGACCCTGGAACGGTTGCACTCTCCGACGCAGTCCGTAACCGGAGACTAG
- a CDS encoding NifU family protein has product MGAPDDAHWRTAGDRIQTLLDASSAAGPVAHERAELLVGEVTDLYGAALHRIMRLVATDSVLVDRITADDLVASLLLVHGLHPHDARRRIEDALDKVRPYLGSHGGDVAVLSVGEGPDGAAVRLQFSGSCKSCPSSAVTLELTVEDAIRTAAPEVSTIEVVAAEPKAGVISADSLLSHIHRNGHSAATWHPVPELATLQNAEVGGFRVAGSTVLACRLGDDWFVYRDRCGSCGDSLAGAALHRRVGSTHPVLRCPRCHAHFDIVHAGACVDENVSATNHLQPLPVLNRDGVLSVAMEAEPTAAGVP; this is encoded by the coding sequence GTGGGCGCGCCGGACGACGCACACTGGCGCACGGCGGGCGACCGGATACAGACGCTGCTCGACGCCAGCTCGGCAGCCGGGCCGGTGGCGCATGAACGTGCCGAGTTGCTGGTCGGCGAGGTCACCGATCTGTATGGTGCTGCGCTGCACCGGATCATGAGACTCGTTGCCACCGACTCGGTTCTGGTCGACCGGATCACGGCCGACGACCTCGTCGCCAGTCTGCTATTGGTGCACGGCCTGCATCCGCACGACGCCAGGCGGCGCATCGAGGACGCGCTGGACAAGGTGAGACCGTATCTCGGTTCCCATGGCGGCGACGTCGCGGTGCTCAGCGTCGGTGAAGGCCCGGACGGAGCTGCTGTCCGCCTGCAGTTCTCGGGCAGTTGCAAGAGTTGCCCGTCGTCTGCTGTCACCCTGGAACTGACCGTCGAAGACGCGATCCGGACGGCCGCTCCCGAGGTCAGCACCATCGAAGTGGTCGCAGCCGAGCCGAAAGCCGGTGTCATTTCCGCAGATTCACTACTGAGCCATATTCATCGGAACGGTCACTCCGCAGCCACCTGGCATCCGGTGCCCGAGCTCGCCACCCTCCAAAACGCCGAGGTCGGCGGATTCCGGGTGGCGGGCAGCACCGTGCTGGCGTGCCGGCTCGGCGATGACTGGTTCGTGTATCGCGACCGGTGCGGGAGTTGCGGCGACTCGCTGGCCGGCGCTGCGCTGCATCGCCGCGTCGGATCGACCCACCCGGTGTTGCGCTGTCCCCGCTGCCATGCCCATTTCGACATCGTCCACGCCGGCGCCTGTGTCGACGAAAACGTCTCGGCCACAAACCATCTCCAACCACTACCGGTGCTGAACCGCGACGGCGTGCTGTCCGTCGCGATGGAAGCCGAACCGACCGCAGCCGGTGTGCCATGA
- a CDS encoding DUF5947 family protein, with protein sequence MTGAYDVLARIRAGRSAPVAAGERCEMCAEQIAAEHRHVVNIEGRQLMCVCRGCYLLFTDVDAALRYRAVPDRYLTFPEFALGRREWELLQIPVGLAFFFHNSSLDRTVAFYPGPAGATESELGLGIWDGIRTADPRVDLLAPDTEALIVRVPDSPLSVECHLVPIDACYEFVGRLRMLWHGFDGGQQVHEFVDDFFDAIAERSKVVAP encoded by the coding sequence ATGACCGGCGCGTACGACGTCCTGGCACGGATCCGCGCCGGACGGTCGGCGCCCGTGGCCGCGGGCGAGCGGTGCGAGATGTGCGCAGAACAGATCGCCGCGGAGCACCGGCACGTGGTGAACATCGAAGGCCGACAACTGATGTGCGTCTGCCGGGGCTGCTACCTGTTGTTCACCGACGTCGATGCCGCGCTGCGCTACCGTGCGGTCCCTGATCGATATCTCACCTTCCCCGAGTTCGCGCTCGGCCGCCGCGAGTGGGAGCTGCTGCAGATCCCCGTCGGCCTGGCGTTCTTCTTTCACAACTCCAGCCTCGACCGCACCGTCGCGTTCTATCCGGGACCTGCCGGCGCCACCGAGTCCGAACTGGGCCTTGGCATCTGGGATGGCATCCGGACCGCCGATCCGCGCGTCGACCTGCTTGCCCCAGACACCGAGGCACTCATCGTGCGGGTGCCGGACAGTCCGCTTTCCGTCGAGTGCCACCTGGTGCCCATCGACGCGTGCTACGAGTTCGTCGGGCGCCTGCGGATGTTGTGGCATGGCTTCGACGGCGGGCAGCAGGTCCACGAGTTCGTCGACGACTTCTTCGATGCCATCGCGGAACGCAGCAAGGTGGTGGCACCGTGA
- a CDS encoding DUF6084 family protein: MTEVSFAVVDVVPEPYAVTPLLTARVGITATDEPVHAIALRAQVRIEPLRRGYTDEEAAALLDLFGTRDRWGTTQHTFLWQHSGVMVPGFTGTSQVDLPLECTYDFEVTAAKFFHALRDGNIPLQFLFSGTVFTKGSTGFAVAPVPWDREDHYDMPVSVWRSLIDTHYPHSGWIRLHHNTIEALVDYKARHALLGLDDTVIGLLATQTAEDLR, translated from the coding sequence GTGACCGAGGTGAGCTTCGCCGTCGTCGACGTCGTCCCCGAGCCGTACGCGGTGACACCGCTGTTGACCGCGCGGGTCGGGATCACCGCGACCGATGAACCGGTGCATGCCATCGCATTACGGGCCCAGGTCCGCATCGAGCCGCTGCGTCGCGGCTACACCGACGAGGAGGCGGCCGCGTTGCTCGACCTGTTCGGCACCCGCGACCGTTGGGGCACCACCCAGCACACCTTCCTTTGGCAGCACAGTGGCGTCATGGTGCCCGGCTTCACCGGCACCAGCCAGGTCGATCTGCCCCTGGAGTGCACCTATGATTTCGAGGTCACCGCGGCCAAGTTCTTTCATGCACTGCGCGACGGCAACATCCCGCTCCAATTCCTCTTCAGCGGAACGGTTTTCACCAAGGGCTCGACCGGCTTCGCGGTCGCCCCGGTGCCCTGGGACCGGGAGGACCACTACGACATGCCGGTATCAGTGTGGCGCAGTCTCATCGACACGCACTATCCGCACAGCGGCTGGATCAGATTGCACCACAACACCATCGAAGCGCTCGTCGACTACAAGGCGCGGCACGCGCTGCTCGGACTCGACGACACCGTGATCGGGTTACTGGCCACCCAGACGGCCGAGGACCTCCGATGA
- a CDS encoding DUF6893 family small protein, producing MEVVGWVAVIAVAAVVIGAGVLGVRSIPDARRYLRMRRM from the coding sequence ATGGAAGTAGTGGGTTGGGTCGCGGTGATCGCGGTCGCGGCAGTAGTGATAGGCGCCGGAGTGCTCGGCGTGCGGTCCATCCCGGATGCGCGCCGTTACCTGCGCATGCGGCGGATGTGA
- a CDS encoding hydrogenase maturation protease: MRAVTCACGGCDGGDATHRILIAGIGNIFLGDDGFGPEVLRHIGPVDPRVRLTDYGIRGMHLAYDLLAEWDALVLVDALPSQGAPGTVHVFEADHQSLTAAVGLDAHAMDPATVFASLNALGGRAPHTVVVGCEVVDVEHRMGLSDVVAAAVPAAVRTVEDVVAELVIRTPVREG, encoded by the coding sequence ATGCGCGCCGTTACCTGCGCATGCGGCGGATGTGACGGAGGCGACGCCACGCACCGGATCCTGATAGCCGGTATCGGCAACATCTTCCTCGGCGACGACGGCTTCGGCCCCGAGGTGTTGCGCCACATCGGCCCCGTCGACCCGCGAGTCCGGCTGACGGACTACGGCATCCGCGGTATGCACCTCGCCTACGACCTGCTCGCCGAGTGGGACGCGCTGGTACTCGTCGACGCGCTCCCCAGCCAGGGCGCGCCGGGTACCGTGCACGTTTTCGAGGCCGACCACCAGTCGCTCACCGCGGCAGTGGGTCTGGATGCACACGCCATGGATCCCGCAACAGTGTTCGCGAGTCTCAACGCGCTCGGCGGACGGGCCCCGCACACCGTGGTCGTGGGATGCGAGGTGGTCGATGTCGAGCACCGGATGGGCCTGTCCGACGTCGTGGCCGCCGCGGTGCCCGCCGCGGTCCGCACCGTGGAAGATGTTGTCGCAGAACTAGTCATCCGCACGCCGGTCCGGGAGGGCTGA
- a CDS encoding HypC/HybG/HupF family hydrogenase formation chaperone yields the protein MCLGIPGQVIQMLDGYGNQLALVDVAGEARKVNVGMLPEETFTAGDWVIIHMGFALEKTDAAGAAAALAGLKLVGNGDWTEP from the coding sequence ATGTGTCTGGGTATTCCGGGACAGGTCATCCAGATGCTGGACGGCTACGGCAACCAACTCGCTCTCGTCGATGTGGCGGGTGAAGCGCGCAAGGTGAATGTCGGGATGCTGCCCGAGGAGACCTTCACCGCCGGTGACTGGGTGATCATCCACATGGGCTTCGCTCTCGAGAAGACCGATGCGGCAGGCGCGGCCGCGGCACTGGCCGGTCTGAAGCTGGTCGGCAACGGTGACTGGACAGAGCCATGA
- the hypF gene encoding carbamoyltransferase HypF → MTRQRVRICARGVVQGVGFRPFVYTTAATLGLSGSVRNDSSGAIIEVEGDSGAIGQFLDRLTNHPPPLAVIESVEKQEVPPRGGTGFVITDTTNSAGGRTLASPDVAMCDDCAAEQRDPDNRRYRHPFVNCTNCGPRFTIIASLPYDRAATTMADFPMCSECAREYHDPADRRFHAQPVCCPQCGPTLSFRDHDGRTADGEAGLHRARNLLRDGGILAVKGIGGYHLACDATNGMSVATLRQRKRRGDKPFAVMVPDLATARLIAEVDDAAAQVLSGIQRPIVLLARRMGTAVSELVAPHNPDIGVMLAYTPLHTLLFGLAGDEPGPSVLVMTSGNLGGEPICFTDADAIHRLDRIADGWLLHNRAILVPCDDSVVRMIDLGGTESRAGAEEVPIRRSRGYAPLPVALPVAVAPTLAVGADLKNTLAVADGKYAWLSQHIGDMDDLATLTAFDSAHRHLQELTGVIPDNLVADAHPGYRSTNWARRHADGRPVRTVQHHHSHIAAVMAEHGIDGSNQVLGFAFDGTGYGPDGAIWGGEVMVADYKGYRRVAQLRYAPLPGGDVSVERPYRMALAHLWAAGLPWSADLPPVRGCPDDERAVLAHQMQTGLGCVPTSSMGRLFDAVAALAGVRQAVDYEAQAAIELEGASRGADCGAVTYAFDVVAGDPALVDPTPVLRAVIDDQRADVAPGVIGARFHRAVADLVVELSQRESDAAGTRIIALSGGVFQNALLLRLTLNGLQAKGFEVITHRRVPPNDGGIALGQLMVGNSN, encoded by the coding sequence ATGACGCGTCAACGGGTGCGCATCTGCGCGCGCGGCGTCGTCCAGGGTGTCGGCTTCCGGCCGTTCGTCTACACGACGGCGGCGACACTCGGGTTGAGCGGCTCGGTCCGCAACGACAGCTCCGGGGCGATCATCGAGGTCGAAGGTGACAGCGGCGCCATCGGGCAGTTCCTGGATCGGTTGACCAATCACCCACCACCACTGGCCGTCATCGAGTCTGTTGAGAAGCAGGAGGTTCCGCCACGGGGCGGCACCGGATTCGTCATCACCGACACCACAAACTCCGCAGGCGGCCGCACGCTGGCCTCCCCCGACGTCGCGATGTGCGACGACTGCGCAGCCGAGCAGCGGGATCCCGACAACCGGCGCTACCGTCATCCGTTCGTCAACTGCACCAATTGCGGGCCGCGCTTCACCATCATCGCGTCGCTGCCGTACGACCGGGCCGCCACCACGATGGCCGATTTCCCGATGTGCTCCGAATGCGCTCGCGAATACCACGATCCGGCGGACCGTCGCTTCCACGCGCAGCCCGTCTGCTGCCCGCAGTGCGGGCCGACACTGAGCTTTCGCGACCATGACGGCCGTACCGCCGACGGCGAAGCCGGCCTGCATCGAGCACGGAACCTGCTTCGCGACGGCGGAATTCTCGCGGTCAAGGGCATCGGCGGCTATCACCTCGCCTGTGACGCGACCAACGGAATGTCGGTGGCGACGCTGCGTCAGCGCAAACGCCGTGGGGACAAGCCGTTCGCGGTGATGGTCCCCGACCTGGCAACGGCGCGTCTGATCGCCGAGGTGGACGACGCTGCGGCACAGGTTCTTTCAGGTATCCAGCGGCCGATCGTGCTGCTCGCCAGGCGAATGGGCACAGCAGTATCCGAACTCGTCGCACCGCACAACCCGGACATCGGCGTCATGCTCGCGTACACCCCGTTGCACACCCTGCTGTTCGGTCTCGCGGGCGACGAACCAGGCCCGTCGGTCCTGGTGATGACATCGGGAAACCTTGGCGGCGAACCGATCTGCTTCACCGACGCGGACGCCATCCACCGCCTGGACCGGATCGCCGACGGCTGGCTGCTGCACAACCGGGCGATCCTGGTGCCGTGCGACGACTCGGTGGTGCGGATGATCGACCTCGGCGGTACCGAAAGTCGGGCCGGGGCCGAAGAAGTACCGATTCGCCGATCCCGTGGCTACGCGCCGCTTCCCGTTGCGCTCCCGGTGGCCGTCGCACCCACCTTGGCCGTCGGTGCCGACCTGAAGAACACGCTCGCCGTTGCCGACGGGAAGTACGCGTGGCTGAGCCAGCACATCGGCGACATGGACGACCTCGCCACATTGACCGCTTTCGACTCCGCGCACCGACACCTACAGGAGCTCACGGGAGTGATACCCGACAATCTGGTCGCCGATGCGCATCCCGGATACCGGTCGACCAACTGGGCACGCCGCCACGCCGACGGACGGCCGGTCCGCACCGTTCAGCACCACCACTCCCACATCGCCGCCGTGATGGCCGAACACGGCATCGACGGCAGCAACCAGGTGCTCGGATTCGCCTTCGACGGAACGGGTTACGGCCCAGATGGTGCGATCTGGGGCGGCGAGGTGATGGTTGCCGACTACAAGGGCTACCGGCGCGTGGCGCAACTGCGGTACGCGCCGCTGCCCGGCGGCGACGTCAGCGTGGAGCGGCCGTACCGGATGGCGCTTGCGCATCTGTGGGCCGCGGGTCTGCCGTGGAGCGCCGACCTGCCGCCGGTGCGGGGCTGCCCCGACGACGAACGCGCAGTCCTGGCCCACCAGATGCAGACCGGGCTCGGCTGCGTCCCGACGTCCAGCATGGGACGGCTCTTCGATGCGGTCGCCGCACTCGCCGGAGTACGGCAGGCCGTCGACTACGAAGCGCAGGCGGCCATCGAACTGGAGGGGGCGTCGCGCGGTGCGGATTGCGGTGCCGTGACGTACGCCTTCGACGTCGTGGCAGGTGATCCGGCGCTCGTCGATCCGACACCCGTGCTACGTGCCGTCATCGACGATCAGCGTGCCGACGTTGCGCCCGGCGTGATCGGCGCGCGCTTTCACCGAGCTGTGGCCGACCTCGTCGTGGAGCTTTCCCAACGCGAGTCGGATGCGGCAGGCACACGGATCATCGCGTTGTCCGGCGGTGTGTTCCAGAACGCGCTGCTGCTGAGGCTCACGCTGAACGGTCTGCAGGCCAAGGGTTTCGAAGTGATCACCCACCGTCGTGTCCCACCCAACGACGGGGGAATCGCACTCGGTCAACTGATGGTCGGCAATTCGAACTGA
- a CDS encoding HypC/HybG/HupF family hydrogenase formation chaperone, with the protein MCLAVPGKILSLTERDGTLMSLVDFGGIQKDVCLQYIPDAAVGEYVVVHVGFAIQRLDEESAIKTLNEFEHLGVLNEEFGDGFAIAARQAGLTPPTGSTTTEVTP; encoded by the coding sequence ATGTGTCTGGCAGTTCCGGGGAAAATCCTGAGCCTGACCGAGCGGGACGGCACTCTGATGTCGCTCGTCGACTTCGGCGGTATTCAGAAAGACGTCTGCCTGCAATACATCCCGGACGCAGCAGTCGGGGAATACGTCGTCGTGCACGTGGGGTTCGCGATCCAGCGCCTCGACGAAGAATCGGCCATCAAGACCTTGAACGAGTTCGAGCACCTCGGCGTGCTCAACGAGGAATTCGGGGACGGGTTCGCGATCGCGGCGCGACAAGCCGGACTGACCCCGCCGACAGGCAGTACGACAACCGAGGTGACACCATGA
- the hypD gene encoding hydrogenase formation protein HypD — translation MKYLDEFSNPELAGKLVDQIRAATSRRWAIMEVCGGQTHSIIRHGIDQLLPDEIEMIHGPGCPVCVTPLEMIDKALEIACRPEVIFCSFGDMLRVPGSSKDLFRIKSEGGDVRVVYSPLDALTIARENPDRQVVFFGIGFETTAPANAMTVYQAKRLGIKNFSLLVSHVLVPPAIAAIMESPTCRVQAFLAAGHVCTVMGTDEYPALTEKYRIPIVVTGFEPLDILEGIRRTVIQLEAGRHELENAYPRAVQAQGNTAAKAMLEDVFEVGDRSWRGIGMIPQSGWRLSPAYREFDAEYRFAVTGIHTAESVVCRSGEVLQGMIKPHECAAFGKECTPRNPLGATMVSSEGACAAYYLYRRLEVTHA, via the coding sequence ATGAAGTACCTGGATGAGTTCAGCAATCCCGAACTGGCCGGCAAGCTCGTCGACCAGATCCGCGCTGCGACGAGCAGACGCTGGGCGATCATGGAAGTGTGTGGCGGGCAGACACATTCGATCATCCGCCATGGCATCGACCAGCTCCTGCCCGACGAGATCGAGATGATTCACGGCCCGGGGTGCCCGGTGTGCGTGACCCCGTTGGAGATGATCGACAAGGCCCTCGAGATCGCCTGCCGGCCAGAAGTCATCTTCTGCTCGTTCGGCGACATGCTGCGGGTACCGGGCAGTTCGAAGGACCTGTTCCGGATCAAGAGCGAAGGCGGCGACGTGCGGGTGGTGTACTCGCCACTGGATGCGTTGACCATCGCCCGGGAGAACCCGGACCGGCAGGTGGTGTTCTTCGGCATCGGGTTCGAAACCACCGCGCCCGCCAATGCGATGACCGTCTACCAGGCCAAACGCCTTGGTATCAAGAACTTCTCATTGTTGGTGTCCCACGTTCTGGTGCCTCCGGCGATCGCGGCCATCATGGAGTCTCCGACGTGCCGGGTCCAGGCGTTCCTGGCCGCCGGGCACGTGTGCACCGTCATGGGGACCGATGAATACCCGGCGCTGACCGAGAAGTACCGCATCCCCATCGTGGTCACCGGATTCGAACCGCTGGACATCCTGGAAGGCATCCGACGCACGGTGATTCAGCTGGAGGCCGGCCGGCACGAATTGGAGAACGCCTACCCGAGAGCGGTTCAGGCACAAGGCAACACCGCCGCCAAGGCGATGCTCGAGGACGTCTTCGAGGTTGGTGACCGCAGCTGGCGTGGCATCGGAATGATCCCGCAGAGCGGTTGGCGCCTCTCCCCCGCCTACCGGGAGTTCGACGCCGAATATCGGTTCGCGGTCACCGGGATTCACACCGCCGAGTCGGTGGTGTGCCGGTCGGGTGAGGTTCTTCAGGGCATGATCAAACCCCACGAGTGCGCAGCGTTCGGTAAGGAGTGCACCCCGCGCAACCCGCTCGGGGCGACGATGGTCTCGTCCGAAGGCGCCTGCGCGGCCTACTACCTCTACCGGCGCCTCGAGGTGACACATGCCTGA
- the hypE gene encoding hydrogenase expression/formation protein HypE: MPETAAENGASIDLESWVCPAPLRDAPNIVMGHGGGGAMSAELIEHLFLPAFGPAAEAGMGDSAVIEVGGSRLAFSTDSFVVKPLTFPGGTIGDLAVNGTVNDLAMAGAQPLALSTAFILEEGTALQEIAHVAHAVGTAALAAGVKLVTGDTKVVDSGHGDGVFINTAGIGIVDPRVDIRPQRAASGDVVIVSGDIGVHGIAVMSCREGLTFATTVASDTAPLHGLVAAMINTGADLHVLRDPTRGGVAATLNEIAKTAHVGVALDERTFPIPAEVRDACGLLGLDPLQVANEGKLLAFVPADDADRVLAAMRGHPLGARAAVIGHCVTEHPGMVVARTALGGTRVVDLPIGEQLPRIC, from the coding sequence ATGCCTGAGACAGCGGCCGAGAACGGCGCCTCCATCGACCTCGAATCGTGGGTCTGCCCGGCTCCCCTGCGCGACGCGCCGAACATCGTCATGGGCCATGGTGGTGGCGGGGCGATGTCGGCCGAATTGATCGAGCACCTGTTCCTGCCGGCGTTCGGCCCGGCCGCCGAGGCCGGGATGGGCGACTCGGCGGTCATCGAGGTGGGAGGTTCGCGGTTGGCGTTCTCCACCGACTCGTTCGTCGTCAAGCCGCTGACGTTCCCCGGCGGCACCATCGGCGACCTCGCGGTGAACGGAACCGTCAACGACCTGGCGATGGCCGGCGCGCAACCGCTGGCACTGTCGACGGCCTTCATCCTCGAGGAAGGCACCGCGCTGCAGGAGATCGCGCATGTGGCGCACGCGGTCGGCACGGCCGCGCTGGCGGCCGGGGTCAAGCTGGTGACCGGCGATACCAAGGTGGTCGACTCCGGCCACGGCGACGGCGTTTTCATCAACACCGCGGGGATCGGCATCGTCGATCCGCGAGTCGACATCCGTCCGCAGCGGGCCGCCTCCGGTGACGTGGTGATCGTCAGCGGCGACATCGGCGTGCACGGCATCGCGGTGATGAGCTGTCGCGAAGGACTGACGTTCGCGACCACCGTCGCGAGTGACACCGCACCGCTGCACGGACTCGTGGCGGCCATGATCAACACCGGCGCCGACCTGCATGTTCTGCGTGACCCCACCCGCGGCGGGGTGGCGGCGACGCTGAACGAGATCGCGAAGACCGCACACGTTGGCGTCGCGCTTGACGAGCGCACCTTCCCGATCCCGGCCGAGGTTCGGGACGCGTGCGGACTCCTCGGCCTGGATCCACTGCAGGTGGCGAACGAAGGCAAGCTGCTGGCCTTCGTGCCCGCCGACGACGCCGACCGGGTGCTCGCCGCGATGCGCGGCCACCCGCTCGGCGCGCGGGCCGCCGTGATCGGCCATTGCGTCACCGAGCACCCGGGCATGGTGGTCGCGCGGACCGCGCTCGGCGGCACCCGCGTGGTCGACCTGCCGATCGGCGAGCAGCTGCCGCGAATCTGTTAG